One Candidatus Bathyarchaeota archaeon genomic region harbors:
- a CDS encoding peptidylprolyl isomerase, producing MPFKKGDFVLVDYIGRISETKEVFDTTLEEVARNSGIYREGGIYEPVLVVLGEGWLLKALEDSVMNLDIGKTETVEIPPEKAFGNRDAEKVKLYPLRKLTAKGVTPQVGMRVEVDGRLATVRTIGSGRVLLDFNPPLAGKTLIYEVTVRKLLEATEEKMLALIHRRIPQISIEKFSLEVSGDEVKINIPEEAFYLDGLQISKRGIFSDFQKFFPEIRTVTFIESFTRVEKAGGEPSSTQDQKGSASSP from the coding sequence ATGCCGTTTAAGAAAGGCGATTTCGTTCTCGTCGACTACATTGGAAGAATCTCGGAAACTAAAGAGGTCTTTGATACTACACTCGAAGAAGTGGCGAGGAATAGCGGAATATATAGAGAAGGGGGGATTTATGAGCCAGTATTGGTGGTTTTAGGTGAAGGCTGGCTACTTAAGGCGCTTGAAGATAGCGTTATGAACCTCGATATTGGAAAGACGGAGACCGTTGAGATTCCGCCAGAGAAAGCCTTTGGAAATCGTGACGCGGAGAAAGTGAAATTATATCCATTAAGAAAATTGACGGCGAAGGGGGTGACGCCGCAGGTCGGCATGCGCGTTGAAGTCGATGGACGCCTTGCAACAGTTAGAACCATTGGGTCCGGCAGGGTTCTACTCGATTTTAATCCACCTCTTGCTGGAAAAACTCTGATCTACGAAGTTACTGTTAGAAAGCTATTAGAAGCGACGGAAGAGAAGATGCTGGCCTTGATTCATAGAAGAATACCTCAGATTAGCATTGAAAAGTTCTCTTTAGAGGTCAGCGGAGATGAGGTTAAGATCAATATTCCAGAAGAGGCATTTTATCTTGATGGCTTACAGATATCAAAGAGGGGCATATTCTCCGATTTTCAAAAGTTTTTTCCTGAAATAAGAACTGTAACTTTCATTGAGAGCTTCACAAGGGTGGAGAAGGCAGGAGGAGAGCCTTCTTCAACGCAAGACCAGAAGGGCAGTGCAAGCTCTCCATAA
- a CDS encoding UPF0179 family protein gives MSIKGRECKLIITLISRSQARIGLEFLFQGPSVKCSGCEYRKVCIGSIKPGRIYRIVNMRNKILHCPLTDADMQVVEVAAAERPAAILAKYAIRSAIIEFKRPDCTGIMCENHELCNPVGLSDGDRCEIISVMESLHCPSGLALKKALLLPSPPL, from the coding sequence ATGAGCATAAAAGGGCGAGAATGCAAGCTGATTATCACCTTAATCAGCAGGTCGCAAGCCAGAATTGGTTTGGAGTTCCTATTTCAAGGGCCAAGCGTAAAATGTAGTGGATGCGAATACAGAAAGGTGTGTATTGGCAGCATTAAGCCTGGACGTATATACAGAATTGTTAACATGCGAAATAAGATCCTTCACTGCCCTCTGACTGACGCGGATATGCAGGTTGTTGAGGTAGCCGCTGCTGAGCGCCCCGCAGCAATACTGGCAAAGTACGCGATTCGCTCGGCTATAATTGAATTTAAACGTCCTGATTGTACCGGGATTATGTGCGAGAACCATGAGCTCTGTAATCCAGTAGGGCTAAGTGATGGGGACAGGTGCGAGATTATCTCCGTTATGGAGAGCTTGCACTGCCCTTCTGGTCTTGCGTTGAAGAAGGCTCTCCTCCTGCCTTCTCCACCCTTGTGA
- a CDS encoding NAD(P)-dependent glycerol-1-phosphate dehydrogenase, with amino-acid sequence MESNIHWMELPRHVVIGKGTLVQVGDVCLKLGFSKKVFVVTGTRTMRLAGQKVIGILEDEGIEVNHYIVSANPPTLLDVRLVEEKIGETKPQAVLGIGGGAKIDVAKLSAANLGIPFISIPTTASHDGMASPFASVKGLDRPYSMTARSPIAVIVDTDVIISVPYRLIASGCGDVLAKFTSTRDWKLAHERKGEYYAEYAASLALLSAQHVVRHAGSIKPGSESGLRVLLEALVSCGVAMCIGGTSKPCSGSEHLFSHALDLITPKPALHGEQCGLGAILMARLHGLDWESIRDTLREVGAPINAREIGIDPSYIVEALVLARNIRPERYTILNEKPLTRETAYNLARETGVID; translated from the coding sequence TTGGAATCGAACATTCACTGGATGGAGCTTCCAAGGCATGTTGTGATTGGAAAAGGCACCTTAGTGCAGGTTGGAGATGTCTGCCTGAAATTAGGCTTCTCAAAGAAAGTTTTCGTTGTAACTGGTACCAGAACCATGAGGCTAGCGGGACAAAAGGTCATTGGCATACTGGAAGATGAAGGTATCGAGGTTAACCATTATATTGTCTCTGCTAACCCACCAACGCTTTTGGATGTAAGACTGGTTGAAGAAAAGATAGGGGAGACGAAGCCTCAGGCCGTATTAGGCATAGGCGGAGGCGCGAAAATTGATGTTGCAAAATTAAGTGCTGCTAATCTGGGTATTCCCTTTATAAGTATTCCAACAACCGCTTCACATGATGGAATGGCCAGTCCCTTTGCATCGGTGAAGGGCTTAGATAGACCATACTCAATGACAGCGCGCTCTCCAATCGCGGTTATAGTTGATACTGACGTGATAATTAGCGTTCCATATCGTCTCATAGCAAGTGGCTGTGGTGACGTTCTTGCAAAATTCACTTCTACAAGAGACTGGAAGCTTGCACATGAAAGAAAAGGCGAGTATTACGCCGAATACGCTGCCAGTCTCGCATTACTAAGCGCTCAGCATGTCGTTAGGCATGCTGGATCTATAAAGCCTGGCTCCGAGTCTGGTTTAAGAGTCTTACTTGAGGCTTTGGTCAGCTGCGGCGTCGCAATGTGTATTGGTGGAACAAGTAAACCTTGCAGTGGCTCGGAACACCTTTTCAGCCATGCGTTAGACCTCATAACGCCCAAGCCCGCTTTGCATGGAGAGCAGTGTGGTTTGGGAGCAATATTGATGGCTCGCCTACACGGATTAGACTGGGAATCAATAAGAGATACATTGCGGGAGGTTGGGGCGCCAATAAATGCAAGGGAGATCGGAATCGATCCTAGTTATATAGTTGAGGCGCTGGTTTTAGCCCGCAATATTCGACCTGAAAGATACACGATTCTGAATGAGAAACCACTTACCCGCGAGACCGCTTATAATCTTGCCAGAGAAACTGGCGTGATAGATTGA
- a CDS encoding beta-CASP ribonuclease aCPSF1, with translation MTSNEKSKIEIRQTIFEHIPKEAEITRIEFEGPALAIYTKKPEIRVTNSRIITDIVDLIKKRIVIRSDPSVRVREAEAQRIITEIIPKEAEITNILFDPTLGEVIIEAKKPGLAIGKDGAILQEIVVKTRWIPRILRSPPKLSKIMAHVRHLLYSGSRERERILRNVGERIFRPLVYEVGDARITLLGGAQEVGRSCVLVQTRESNVMIDCGINPGSTRPFESFPRLDAPQFDLDSLDAVIISHAHLDHCGFLPFLYKYGYDGPTYCSVPNLSLMTLLQLDYLDVLTKQGLALPYDQKDVREMILHTIPLRFGVVTDIAPDIRLTLHNAGHILGSSIVHLHIGEGYHNIVYTGDFKYGKTMLLEAAAVNFPRVETIITEATYSATGDVMPSREEAEKTLVSIINETLSAGGKVMIPVPAVGRAQEIMLILDEYMKRGELKEAPVFIEGMISEATAIHTAHPEYLSREVRNKILNEDVNPFESDYFTVVEHPSARQEIIEGEPSIIVATAGMLEGGPIIDYFQNLAQDKKNTLVFVSYQIEGTLGRRVQKGASEVSILNSEGKIKVIKCNLNVKTVDGFSGHSDRRQIISYIRRISPNAENIIVCHGEKTKCIGLANYFAEKYKINSRAPSMLETLRLR, from the coding sequence TTGACATCAAATGAGAAGAGCAAAATCGAGATAAGACAAACAATATTCGAGCATATACCTAAGGAAGCGGAGATCACCCGGATCGAATTCGAGGGGCCAGCTCTGGCCATCTACACCAAGAAACCAGAGATAAGAGTTACAAATAGTCGCATAATAACCGACATCGTAGACCTGATAAAGAAGAGGATCGTCATCCGTTCTGATCCATCCGTCAGAGTTCGGGAGGCGGAGGCCCAGAGGATCATCACGGAAATCATTCCAAAGGAGGCTGAAATAACAAACATCCTTTTCGACCCAACGCTTGGCGAAGTGATCATTGAAGCAAAAAAACCAGGTCTTGCTATTGGGAAGGACGGCGCGATTCTCCAGGAAATTGTCGTAAAAACTAGGTGGATTCCAAGAATCCTAAGAAGCCCGCCTAAACTTTCAAAGATAATGGCGCATGTTAGGCATTTGTTATACTCAGGCAGCAGAGAAAGAGAGAGAATTCTACGTAATGTAGGCGAGAGAATATTTAGACCACTAGTTTATGAAGTTGGCGATGCGAGAATAACTTTGCTTGGGGGAGCACAAGAGGTTGGCAGGTCATGTGTTTTAGTGCAAACAAGAGAGAGCAACGTTATGATTGATTGTGGTATAAATCCAGGTTCGACGAGGCCCTTCGAGTCTTTTCCACGTTTGGATGCACCGCAGTTCGATCTGGATTCCTTAGACGCCGTTATTATAAGTCATGCTCATTTAGATCATTGCGGCTTCTTACCGTTCTTGTATAAATACGGTTATGATGGGCCTACATACTGCTCTGTTCCAAATTTGAGTCTCATGACGTTGCTCCAGCTTGATTATCTGGACGTACTGACCAAGCAGGGATTGGCTCTCCCCTATGACCAGAAAGACGTACGTGAAATGATATTGCACACCATTCCGCTTCGATTCGGCGTTGTGACGGATATTGCTCCAGACATCAGGTTGACGCTGCATAATGCAGGTCATATTTTAGGTTCTTCGATTGTTCACCTGCATATTGGTGAGGGCTATCATAATATCGTCTATACGGGTGACTTCAAATATGGGAAGACGATGCTATTGGAGGCCGCTGCTGTAAATTTTCCAAGGGTTGAGACAATAATTACGGAGGCAACGTATAGCGCCACAGGGGATGTGATGCCCTCCAGAGAAGAAGCAGAGAAGACGCTGGTTTCGATTATAAATGAGACGTTAAGCGCTGGCGGAAAGGTTATGATCCCTGTGCCTGCTGTGGGAAGAGCCCAGGAGATTATGTTAATCCTCGATGAGTATATGAAGAGGGGGGAGCTGAAAGAGGCGCCTGTCTTCATTGAGGGGATGATATCTGAAGCTACGGCGATTCATACCGCGCATCCAGAGTACCTTTCAAGGGAAGTTAGAAACAAAATATTAAATGAGGATGTTAACCCCTTCGAGTCTGATTACTTTACAGTTGTTGAGCATCCAAGTGCAAGGCAGGAGATAATAGAAGGTGAACCGAGCATAATCGTAGCTACAGCAGGGATGCTTGAGGGTGGACCAATAATAGACTATTTCCAGAATTTGGCGCAGGACAAGAAGAACACATTAGTCTTTGTAAGCTACCAGATCGAAGGGACACTGGGCAGAAGAGTGCAGAAAGGCGCATCTGAAGTTTCAATACTTAATTCTGAGGGGAAAATTAAGGTGATAAAGTGCAACCTCAACGTTAAAACTGTAGATGGATTTTCAGGTCACTCTGATAGGAGGCAAATTATAAGTTATATACGCCGTATCTCTCCTAACGCTGAAAATATCATTGTTTGTCATGGTGAAAAAACAAAGTGCATAGGTCTAGCCAACTATTTCGCAGAGAAATACAAAATCAATTCAAGAGCGCCGAGCATGCTAGAAACCCTTAGGCTCAGATAG
- a CDS encoding DUF1947 domain-containing protein → MSESFRRFYLEKRDVRSLMQTLSRRLGIDTVRLFGSKPNVEVFETSKSRVYIINGAPLVASVEEEVFPTLFFKDYLTSLPVVYVDMGAIPHICNGADVMAPGVRIVNEDFEENELVLVVDERNKMPIAVSKSLVNAEALRKLRRGRVLKTLHYVGDDIWKIAREARIKKSI, encoded by the coding sequence ATGTCTGAGAGTTTTCGCCGTTTTTACCTCGAGAAAAGAGACGTAAGGAGTTTAATGCAGACTCTTTCAAGAAGACTTGGAATTGACACGGTGCGGTTATTCGGCTCAAAACCCAATGTGGAAGTCTTCGAAACTTCGAAGAGCCGAGTCTATATTATAAACGGTGCCCCACTCGTGGCAAGCGTCGAAGAAGAAGTTTTTCCAACACTATTTTTCAAGGATTATCTTACATCGCTTCCGGTAGTTTATGTGGATATGGGCGCAATACCTCACATATGTAATGGGGCTGATGTGATGGCCCCTGGCGTAAGAATAGTTAATGAAGATTTCGAAGAGAACGAGCTAGTTTTGGTTGTCGATGAAAGGAACAAGATGCCAATTGCCGTGTCAAAATCTTTAGTAAATGCTGAGGCTTTGAGGAAACTCCGGAGGGGCAGGGTGCTCAAGACGCTTCATTATGTCGGCGATGACATATGGAAAATTGCGAGAGAAGCCCGTATTAAGAAATCTATCTGA
- a CDS encoding LSm family protein, which translates to MALQILEESLGKTVLIRLRGGKSIRGKLKGFDQHLNLVLEKAEDVTDMESVQELGLIIVRGDNVVMISPPPR; encoded by the coding sequence ATGGCGCTACAAATACTCGAGGAAAGTCTTGGAAAAACCGTCCTAATCAGGCTTAGGGGAGGAAAGAGCATAAGGGGGAAACTTAAGGGTTTTGATCAGCATTTGAACCTTGTACTTGAAAAAGCAGAGGATGTTACGGATATGGAGAGTGTACAGGAGCTCGGGTTAATTATAGTAAGAGGAGATAATGTCGTCATGATATCGCCGCCTCCCAGATGA
- a CDS encoding 50S ribosomal protein L37e, protein MGKGTPSFGKRMGKTVHIRCRRCGRRSYHVSKKRCAACGFGESPRIRRYSWQTKKLTRQRII, encoded by the coding sequence TTGGGGAAAGGAACACCCTCTTTTGGGAAAAGAATGGGAAAGACGGTTCACATACGTTGCAGAAGATGCGGAAGAAGATCTTATCATGTTTCAAAAAAGAGGTGCGCCGCCTGCGGGTTCGGTGAGTCTCCAAGAATTAGACGCTATTCTTGGCAGACGAAAAAGTTGACGAGACAAAGAATAATTTGA
- the rpsJ gene encoding 30S ribosomal protein S10, which yields MKKARIKLTSTDYRKLDDICRELKTIAEKSGVKANGPVHLPTKRLKVPVMKSPCGEGSKTWDKWELRIHKRLIDVEAEERVMRRIMRMRVPEEVFISIELI from the coding sequence GTGAAAAAAGCAAGGATAAAACTGACCAGCACCGACTACCGAAAACTCGATGATATATGTAGAGAGCTTAAGACAATAGCGGAGAAGAGCGGGGTCAAAGCGAACGGCCCTGTTCATCTCCCCACAAAAAGGTTGAAGGTTCCCGTGATGAAATCTCCCTGCGGCGAGGGCTCAAAGACTTGGGATAAATGGGAACTTAGAATTCACAAGAGACTCATAGATGTTGAGGCTGAAGAAAGAGTTATGAGACGGATAATGAGGATGAGGGTTCCGGAAGAAGTTTTTATCAGCATAGAACTGATTTAG
- a CDS encoding amidohydrolase has product MDQYKEFVCSWIDTNKGSIIRVSDKIWELAELGLAEFKSSRILIEQMERHDFKVDQGIAGMPTAFLAEWGEGEPIIAILGEYDALPGLSQDRVPVRSPLEPGKPGHGCGHNIHGASGMAAAIALKNAMDEFGLKGIIRFYGCPAEENFSGKVFMVRDGYFKDVDVALSHHPSSMNAVSLKSSLCVSSVKFHFYGMAAHAAVSPEQGRSSLDAVELMNIGVNYLREHIIQDARIHYIIQSGGEQPNIVPAYAQSWYYLRAPEIDQLKFIYSWVLDIAEGAAKMTRTQLRVEPLGGLYNLIPNRTIAEVIVKNMREIGLPRYTDEEMRIAEEVAKSISREVKIEELKKSGRPGWDRLVDKIIDDEVPDPWGDGEWSHGSTDVGDVSWQVPTVEFNTAAWVLGTPAHSWQAVAQSGTSLGHKSLIFAAKVMATTALDLLSDNHLLEQARMEHSKRLGSRNYESPLPEYAKPPLDFWQKLYNKKS; this is encoded by the coding sequence ATGGACCAGTATAAAGAATTTGTTTGCTCTTGGATAGATACTAATAAGGGCTCGATCATAAGGGTCAGCGACAAGATTTGGGAGCTCGCTGAGTTAGGACTAGCTGAGTTTAAATCATCAAGGATTCTGATCGAGCAGATGGAAAGACATGACTTCAAAGTTGATCAGGGGATTGCTGGGATGCCAACGGCCTTCTTGGCAGAGTGGGGAGAGGGTGAACCGATAATCGCCATATTAGGTGAGTATGATGCCTTGCCAGGTCTCTCCCAAGACAGAGTTCCAGTCAGGTCGCCCCTAGAGCCCGGAAAACCCGGTCACGGATGTGGCCACAATATTCATGGTGCAAGCGGTATGGCGGCTGCTATAGCGTTGAAGAATGCAATGGACGAGTTTGGTCTGAAAGGAATTATAAGGTTTTATGGTTGCCCGGCTGAGGAGAACTTCAGCGGCAAGGTATTCATGGTGAGGGACGGCTACTTCAAAGATGTGGACGTTGCTCTAAGTCATCACCCTTCTTCAATGAATGCAGTCAGTCTAAAAAGCAGCTTATGCGTAAGTTCGGTTAAATTTCATTTCTACGGTATGGCTGCACATGCAGCTGTCTCACCTGAGCAAGGTAGAAGCTCATTGGATGCGGTGGAGTTAATGAATATTGGAGTCAACTATCTTCGCGAACACATAATACAGGATGCTAGGATCCATTACATAATTCAAAGCGGCGGGGAGCAGCCAAACATTGTACCCGCATATGCACAGAGCTGGTATTACTTAAGGGCCCCAGAAATTGATCAACTAAAATTCATTTACAGCTGGGTCTTGGACATCGCTGAAGGGGCTGCAAAGATGACACGAACGCAATTAAGAGTGGAACCCCTAGGCGGACTATATAATTTAATTCCGAACAGGACCATAGCTGAAGTCATAGTCAAGAATATGAGGGAAATTGGTCTACCTCGTTACACAGACGAAGAAATGAGAATCGCCGAAGAAGTCGCTAAGTCAATAAGCAGAGAAGTGAAGATTGAAGAGCTGAAGAAGTCCGGCCGTCCAGGGTGGGATAGACTGGTTGACAAGATCATAGATGACGAAGTCCCAGATCCTTGGGGAGATGGAGAGTGGAGTCATGGAAGCACTGATGTCGGCGACGTGAGCTGGCAGGTACCAACAGTCGAGTTCAACACTGCTGCATGGGTTCTAGGAACACCAGCCCATTCTTGGCAAGCCGTAGCACAGAGCGGCACTAGTTTGGGGCATAAATCCCTGATATTCGCAGCCAAGGTAATGGCTACAACCGCCTTAGACTTATTAAGCGACAATCATCTACTTGAACAGGCACGAATGGAACACAGCAAGAGATTAGGATCAAGAAATTATGAGTCACCTTTGCCAGAGTATGCAAAGCCACCGCTGGACTTCTGGCAAAAACTATATAATAAGAAGAGTTGA
- a CDS encoding DUF6485 family protein: protein MGRRECPNIEVNLRNCICTYPCDIKGKCCECIRNHRTHGELPACFFPQEIERTYDRSIRRFLLLHK, encoded by the coding sequence ATGGGCAGAAGGGAATGCCCAAATATAGAGGTTAACCTTCGGAATTGCATCTGCACTTATCCATGCGACATAAAGGGGAAATGCTGTGAATGCATAAGAAATCATCGAACTCATGGCGAGCTGCCGGCTTGCTTCTTCCCGCAGGAAATCGAGAGAACATATGACAGATCAATCCGAAGGTTTCTCTTATTGCATAAATAG
- a CDS encoding alcohol dehydrogenase catalytic domain-containing protein, which produces MKAAVLVGKERFEIQETDNPKCGQGEILVKVKSCAICGTDLRIFRGEKRIDVPITGHEISGVIEEVGNGVSGYFRGEKVAIETVIGCGKCDACRNGEENRCRNKYKAIGYQYNGGFAQFLLVPKEAVRQGCVLKIPEHVSFDEACIVEPLSCVINGWHPFKKRTKNFVVVIIGAGIIGMLHTEYAKHLGARVILVNRSSPRLILAKKIGLQADFFVDASKEDPVEKVLELTDGVGADVIICATSDKDVQKMALEMAAVDADISYFAGVSKDDPYVQIDSNLIHYNELHIHGANASNRRQYLEAIDLIASRKVNVRKFITHKFPLEKIEEAFKMLEDRGSNALKVIIDPWM; this is translated from the coding sequence ATGAAAGCAGCAGTACTTGTCGGAAAAGAACGTTTTGAGATCCAAGAAACTGATAATCCCAAATGTGGGCAAGGGGAGATACTGGTAAAGGTTAAGTCTTGCGCAATCTGCGGAACAGACTTACGCATATTTCGCGGCGAAAAAAGAATAGATGTGCCAATCACCGGTCACGAGATTTCTGGGGTCATAGAAGAAGTCGGAAATGGTGTGTCCGGTTATTTCAGAGGCGAAAAGGTAGCGATAGAAACGGTGATAGGCTGTGGAAAATGCGATGCGTGTAGAAATGGTGAGGAGAATAGATGTAGGAATAAGTATAAGGCAATAGGCTACCAGTATAATGGAGGCTTTGCCCAATTCCTTCTAGTGCCGAAAGAAGCTGTTCGGCAAGGATGCGTTCTAAAGATTCCTGAGCATGTGTCATTTGACGAGGCGTGTATTGTCGAGCCCCTCTCCTGCGTAATTAATGGCTGGCATCCATTCAAAAAGCGCACTAAAAACTTTGTAGTCGTCATAATAGGAGCAGGCATAATCGGCATGCTTCATACAGAATATGCAAAGCATTTGGGAGCCAGGGTAATCCTCGTGAACAGATCATCCCCGCGTCTCATATTGGCTAAGAAAATTGGGCTGCAGGCTGACTTCTTTGTGGACGCTAGCAAAGAAGACCCGGTGGAAAAAGTGCTTGAGTTGACGGATGGGGTAGGCGCGGATGTAATCATATGCGCGACATCAGATAAAGATGTTCAAAAAATGGCTCTGGAAATGGCAGCTGTAGATGCGGATATAAGTTACTTTGCAGGTGTCTCAAAAGATGATCCGTACGTGCAGATTGATTCAAATCTTATTCATTACAATGAACTTCATATACATGGCGCGAATGCATCCAATAGACGGCAATATCTTGAGGCCATTGACTTAATTGCTTCAAGAAAAGTGAATGTTAGGAAGTTTATAACGCACAAGTTTCCACTAGAAAAGATTGAAGAGGCTTTTAAGATGCTCGAGGATAGAGGATCTAATGCTCTAAAAGTTATTATTGATCCTTGGATGTAA